CGAACACGAGCAGCGCCGACAGCAGCGACCCGACGATCGAGAGCGTCCCGGCGAGCAGGCGCGCCCACGCCCCGACCGGCTGGATGTCGCCGTAGCCCAGCGTCGCGAACGTCACGACGCTGAAATAGAGGCTCTTGAAGAGCACGCGGCCGATCCACCACGGCGGCGCGTCGCCCGGGTCCTCGATCTGGTAGGTGATCGCCCGCTCGCCCTGGATCTCCAGGATGCCGCCGGTGAGGGGGAACAGCACCGCCGAGACGACGACCGCCAGCAGCGACGCCGCGAGGACGCGGTACGGGCTGGAGCCGTAGTGCATCACCCACCGCGAGAGCTCCCACTTCAGCGCCGTGAGGCGGTCGCCCCGGCTCCAGGCGAGCCGGCGGCGGGCGTCCTTCTCGCGGTTGTAGCTGTCGCGGGCCAGCCCGGGCAGGGCGTTGTCGCGGTAGAGCCGCCGGAGCTGACGGTAGGTCCAGGCGGCGGCCTCCAGCGGGTGGTCGTCCGAGAGCGTCGGCTCGACCGGCTCGCGCTCGTAGGCCGAGACGGGGCTGAACTCCGTCCCGTTGCCGATGTGCACGTCGCTGAACACCGCCTCGTTTGTCAGGGT
Above is a genomic segment from Halosimplex halophilum containing:
- a CDS encoding pentapeptide repeat-containing protein, whose protein sequence is MPTATADRCGYRLEVGLRDPDASAETCDRPTWDDHGRCVWHAPVDGKGVDDFADAAPEPGAVLDGAYLREASLVGVEWFAGTSLVGADLRGAVVNGADFEGADMTLANLTDCSAIGADFTGATLEGVVFANADLRRATLAHTLTNEAVFSDVHIGNGTEFSPVSAYEREPVEPTLSDDHPLEAAAWTYRQLRRLYRDNALPGLARDSYNREKDARRRLAWSRGDRLTALKWELSRWVMHYGSSPYRVLAASLLAVVVSAVLFPLTGGILEIQGERAITYQIEDPGDAPPWWIGRVLFKSLYFSVVTFATLGYGDIQPVGAWARLLAGTLSIVGSLLSALLVFVLARIVTW